A single region of the Triticum dicoccoides isolate Atlit2015 ecotype Zavitan chromosome 2B, WEW_v2.0, whole genome shotgun sequence genome encodes:
- the LOC119368070 gene encoding vacuolar iron transporter homolog 2-like yields the protein MDHHVSSSHVHADGERRAKEEDVVVVLAVDAEAADPKPAGADDHPGDDEGGVNYMARAQWLRAAVLGANDGLVSVASLMIGVSAVNDAGKTMLVSGLAGLVAGACSMAIGEFVSVYAQYDIEVAQIKRDGAKGKKESLPSPTLAALASALAFAVGALLPLLAGGFVRPRGARIGAVCAATTVGLGGFGAAGGYLGGASVARSGFRVLVGGWVAMAVTYGVLWLFAKVSHIHVSSLG from the coding sequence ATGGACCATCACGTGAGCTCCTCCCACGTGCACGCCGACGGCGAGCGCAGGGCCAAGGAGGAGGACGTCGTCGTGGTGCTCGCCGTCGACGCCGAGGCGGCCGATCCCAAGCCGGCCGGGGCCGACGACCACCCGGGCGACGACGAGGGTGGCGTCAACTACATGGCCCGCGCGCAGTGGCTCCGCGCGGCGGTCCTCGGCGCCAACGACGGCCTCGTCTCCGTGGCGTCCCTCATGATCGGCGTCAGCGCCGTCAACGACGCCGGCAAGACGATGCTCGTGTCGGGCCTCGCCGGGCTGGTGGCCGGCGCCTGCAGCATGGCCATCGGCGAGTTCGTGTCCGTGTACGCGCAGTACGACATCGAGGTGGCCCAGATCAAGCGCGACGGCGCCAAGGGCAAGAAAGAGAGCCTGCCGAGCCCGACGCTGGCCGCGCTCGCGTCGGCGCTGGCGTTCGCGGTGGGCGCGCTCCTGCCGCTGCTGGCCGGCGGGTTCGTGAGGCCGCGGGGCGCCAGGATCGGAGCCGTGTGCGCGGCGACCACCGTGGGCCtgggcggcttcggcgcggcaggcGGGTACCTGGGCGGCGCGAGCGTGGCCAGGTCGGGGTTCAGGGTCCTCGTGGGCGGGTGGGTCGCCATGGCGGTCACGTACGGCGTGCTCTGGCTCTTCGCCAAGGTGTCCCACATTCACGTCTCGTCGTTGGGGTGA